TGGAAAGGTCGAGACCGGGTACGTCGGTGTTGAGGCCGCGGTAGATGGTCACCACGCCGTCGTACTCACCGACGTAGAACTGCTGCTGGGTCCAGTGCCACGCGGAGGCGCCGGCGAGCCAGGCGATGCCGACGACGGTGGCGAGCACGAGCACCCGGCGCAGCCAGGCGTGGCGACCCGGATCCCGCGGGGCGTAGCGGGCGTCCTCGGGGTCGACCGGGTCGCCGGCCGCGGTGTACGGCGCAGCCCGGCCCGGCTCGGCCGGGCCGCCCACCGGCTCGATCTCGCCGGTGTCGCCGGAGCGGTGACCCTGGAACAGGCCGCTGCCCGGCTCGCCCGGCTGGGCCTTGCGGGGCAGCTCGGCTGCGGCGCCGACCAGCAGCGGCTGCTCGGCGCTGATGGCCTGGTCGACGGGCACGACCTCGGCCACCACGCAGGTGACGTTGTCGGTGGTGCCGGCCTCGAGGCTGGCACGCACCAGCTCGACGGCGGCGAAGTCGGGGTTGCCGGAGCCGAGGATGTCGGCGATGCGGGAGTTGGGCAGCACGCCGCAGGCGCCGTCGGAGCAGAGGAAAACCCGGTCGCCGGCCTCGAGGGTGACGACGAAGAGGTCGGGATCGACCTCACGGATGCCGTCGATCGCCTGGAGGATGAGGTTGCGGTGCGGGTGCGTGCGCGACTCCTCCTCGGTGATCCGTCCCTCGTCGATGAGGCTCTGCACGAACGTGTGGTCGTGGGTCAGCTGCGAGAGCTCGCCGCGACGCAGGAGGTAGGCACGCGAGTCGCCGACATGGCCCATGCCGAGGCGCTGGCCGTCGAAGAGCGCGACGGTGGCGGTGGTGCTGGTGCCGTTGAGGGCTGGGTCCTCGTCGACCAGCTCGCCGATCCGGTCGTGGGCGCGGTGCAGCGAGCCGGCCACCTGACCGAGCAGGTCGGCTGCCGGCTCGACGTCGAGCCGGCGGATCACGCCGATCACGGTGCTCGACGCGAGGTCGCCTCGCACGGCGCCGCCCACTCCGTCACAAACGGCCAGCAGCCACGGTCCGGCATACCCGGAGTCCTGGTTGTCGCGACGTACCCGACCGACGTCGGAGATGGCGGAGTAGTCGAGTCGCAGCGCGGGCTCCGACGCGGCCGGCGCGAGGCCCTCGCGCTCGACGGTGTCGAGGTGCTGGTCGTCGGGGTGGCTGTCGCTGGTGCCGCCGGCCTCGTCGTCGCCCTTGAGGCGGCCCAGGTCGAGGGCCATCCGGCTGTCTCGGATGACCGTGTCGTTCTCCGGATCGGTCCCGCGCTGGGTCATGGGCCGCCTACTTCCGAAGCTCGAGAATCGTCTTGCCGATGCGGATCTGGGTGCCCAGCGACATGGTCGTGGGCTGGGTGATCCGGACCGAGCCGAGGTAGGTGCCGTTGGTGGAGCCGAGGTCCTCGACGAACCACTGGTCGCCGGAGGCAGCCACCCGGGCGTGCCGGGTGGAGACGTAGTCGTCGTCGAGCCGGATCGCCGCGTCGGTGCCGCGGCCGATGAGAAGGGGAGCGTCGGCGAGCTCGGCGCGGGCGCCGGAGTTCTCGCCCTCGACCACGACCAGGTGGGTGGGTGCGCCACGGCGGCGGACGCTCTTCGCCGGCTTGGGCGGCTTGCCCGGAGCTCCGGCGCCGCGAGCGGCCTCGGGCACCCGCGCACCGAACATGTCGGAGCGGATCACCGAGATCGCGGACAGCACGAAGATCCAGAGGATCGCCAGGTAGGCAAGGCGGATCAGGAACAGCGTCAGCTCAGACATCGAGGTTGTCCCCTGCCGCCCCATCGCTCGAGGAGTTGAGCCGCACCGTCATCGTGGTGTTGCCGATGCGCACCGTGCTGCCGTCGCGCAGCGAGGCCCGGGCCATCTTGTGGCCGTCGACGAGCATGCCGTTGGTGGAGCCCAGGTCCCGGACGGAGAGGTCGAGCCCGGTGCCGCCCGACGCGGCCACCTCGAACTCCACGTGCTGCCTGCTCACGCCGGGGTCGTTGATGCGTACGTCGGCCTCACTGCCCCGGCCGATCACCAGGCCGGGCGGCACGAGCGGGTGCCTGGTGCCGTTGATCTCGAGGGTCGCCTTCACGCGGCGCGACGAGGGACGGGTGCTCTCGGTGCCTGCGCTGCTGGGCCCGGTGACCGACGCCTGCGCGCGGCTGCGGATGCGGAAGCGCCCGGTGGTCAGGTCGTCTGCCGTCTCGAACGCGATGCTGACCGGACCCGGGAAGACGTAGCCCTGGTGTTCGGCGTGGTCCTCGAGCTGGTCGGTGAGGTCGCGGGCCATCGCGTTGTCGTACGGCGTGAGTCGCTCCAGGTCGGTGGCCGACAGCTCGACGTGGAAGTCGTTGGGCACCAGCCGCCGGTCGCGGCTGAGGATCTGGGTGTTGTTGTCGACCTCGCGCTGCAGGGCAGCCGAGATCTCGACCGGCTGCACGGCGCTGCGGAACGCCCGGGCGAAGGCACCGGAGATCAGCCGTTCCAGCCGCTGTTCGAAGCGCTGCAACCCGCCCACTCCGACTCCTCACCTCGCTTGTGACCGGGGCGCAAGAATGCACCACG
This is a stretch of genomic DNA from Nocardioides sp. InS609-2. It encodes these proteins:
- a CDS encoding DUF3662 and FHA domain-containing protein → MGGLQRFEQRLERLISGAFARAFRSAVQPVEISAALQREVDNNTQILSRDRRLVPNDFHVELSATDLERLTPYDNAMARDLTDQLEDHAEHQGYVFPGPVSIAFETADDLTTGRFRIRSRAQASVTGPSSAGTESTRPSSRRVKATLEINGTRHPLVPPGLVIGRGSEADVRINDPGVSRQHVEFEVAASGGTGLDLSVRDLGSTNGMLVDGHKMARASLRDGSTVRIGNTTMTVRLNSSSDGAAGDNLDV
- a CDS encoding FHA domain-containing protein; translated protein: MSELTLFLIRLAYLAILWIFVLSAISVIRSDMFGARVPEAARGAGAPGKPPKPAKSVRRRGAPTHLVVVEGENSGARAELADAPLLIGRGTDAAIRLDDDYVSTRHARVAASGDQWFVEDLGSTNGTYLGSVRITQPTTMSLGTQIRIGKTILELRK
- a CDS encoding protein phosphatase 2C domain-containing protein codes for the protein MTQRGTDPENDTVIRDSRMALDLGRLKGDDEAGGTSDSHPDDQHLDTVEREGLAPAASEPALRLDYSAISDVGRVRRDNQDSGYAGPWLLAVCDGVGGAVRGDLASSTVIGVIRRLDVEPAADLLGQVAGSLHRAHDRIGELVDEDPALNGTSTTATVALFDGQRLGMGHVGDSRAYLLRRGELSQLTHDHTFVQSLIDEGRITEEESRTHPHRNLILQAIDGIREVDPDLFVVTLEAGDRVFLCSDGACGVLPNSRIADILGSGNPDFAAVELVRASLEAGTTDNVTCVVAEVVPVDQAISAEQPLLVGAAAELPRKAQPGEPGSGLFQGHRSGDTGEIEPVGGPAEPGRAAPYTAAGDPVDPEDARYAPRDPGRHAWLRRVLVLATVVGIAWLAGASAWHWTQQQFYVGEYDGVVTIYRGLNTDVPGLDLSSPYETSDISTDTLSDYDATQVREGMEADNLDDAHLTVDNLAQQATG